acaaataaaaaaggaaacaacacaaactgtgttgtgcctatctggacacagagatgtgttaaaaacaatgcaagttgtgttgctttcaacacatttgttttaaaagtgtgtgtattttgtgtctaTGTTAGCATGTGCactacatgtgtgcatgtgtattttgtGTCTATGTTAGCATGTGCgctacatgtgtgtgcacacctgcTGGCAGCGTTCACACTGATATGGCTTCTCTCCGCTGTGCACACGCTTGTGCCGTTCCAGGTGGTAGCGCTGGATGAAACGCATGTCACACATGTCACAGGCAAATGGCTTCTCGCCTGAAGAGTGCAAGAGAACAAGTCAGTGCAGTCCCATGGCCTGAGAGCTCCTCCACGCACTCCCCTTCCtcccacacaccaacacacaataTCATTCGTAGCCATGCACCAGCCTGACAGCGATCATCAAAGTACACCATCTTATCGACTAATGATCCCAGTCTTCTTAAGTCCTAACGGttgggaaattaaaaaaaattcctGGTGATCCAATCTGTTAAAATTTAAGACCATCACAGTTTCTATGACAAAGATTAAAAAACGGTTTGAAATCTAATATTGAGATACGATCAAATTACTAATACAACATTCTTGGTCAACAAGCTTGATTTTTACTATGAATATGATgaatagaataaaaaaaaatgaatcgaTTAACTGTTCTCAGTATTCCTTTGGCATGCATTTTTTGTCTTAAGCAATTAATTActctaaaaataaaaacaacttaTGACATTTCTCTCTGGATCAATGACATGTCATTGTTACAAGATGAAAATATTTAGACAGCAATCTGTTTGTCTAACTTGTATGGCCTAAACTAAAAGACTGACAACCCAGGTAGTGCGGTATACTTTGATGTGTACTGAGGTAGGCTGCAAAGCTTACAACACAAATCAAGATCAAACAAGACCAAATGCCAAGACAAACCAGTTAGTACGACAACATTTAATAGAGCTATTCAGTGGTCATGCGACACGACCAAACAGCAGCTACTTATCTTGCaagcctttatttatttatttatgttttttgtatATAAAGCATAAAAATCATTAGACTAACTTCAAAACAACTTTCAACATGGTTGTAGTCTTACACAACTATAGTTCCCATGTTGAACAAAATGCTAACAAACCACTGAAACTCAAAAGGTGAATCACTGAACATGATGATTCACTGAACAGCTCTGATGTTGCCATAAAATACTTTTATATTCATTGATAGCTTAATGGATATTTGGCCATTAATATGTTTTGTCtgagaaaaacaaaatggtGAAACAGGAAAAGTATTAAAAGAAAGTAAAAATAGTTCTCCAAAGGTGTTCCCTTTCCCATGGCTGTTTTGATAAGAAATGAGTCACTGTTATTCTAATCCTCAGTTATGACGATGAGTCACCTTAGAAGGGAACCCTTTGGAGAAGTAGCTGTTTGAAAGATGACTAAAACAATTCACCTGAAGTCACACCCTGTCTGATGACATATCCCAAACTCGAGTTTGttagagcttttttttttttaaatacatattttgCTTTGATCTTTTTGATCTCCAAATTTCAATAACCATTGCATGGTGGATTTGAGAGACTCAACAACGCCCACTGTATTTGGACTAAGATGTGGCACAGTCTAGACCTTCTTCATAAAGCCGACACATACCCGAGTGAGTGAGGCTGTGTCTCTCCAGTTGATAACGTTGGAAAAACCGCATGTCACACATGGAACAAGCGTAGGGCTTCACCCCTAAACGCACAGAGTACCAGTTTTAGTGAGCGTCTAGAAAAGGGGTAAAAGTATTCTCCTAGTCTCTTCATAAGATAGCACACCCAATTAAAATAGTTGTTGCATAGGCTATTTTTCCTTCCGTTTACATGTACTTATGGGGCGCAATCAAATTGAATGTCAGGGGTTAGAAGTAAGGGCCTAGCCAATTTAGATGTTAGTAAGTTTGTGAAATTTACAGACTATAATAAGGTTTCAGTTGTTTGCGTGTTAAGAGGTTTTCCCTGTCAATACATGAGTGAGTATCTTCAAAGCCCTTTCACAAGGATGTTGCCTAAGGCAATGGATCAATGCCAAAATTCAGTATGCATAAATAACTACTGAAAAAATGTCTTTTGGCATCCCTCACTTAATCAAGGTTACGGTTAGATAAAAGCAAGGAGACTGTTGTGAAATGCGTGACATTTGAAAGATGAGTCAAGATCCAACGCATGTTGCGCAGACACCATGGTACTCCTTTCAGCTCAGTTAACTACACTGAGCCCAATCTTCAGCAGAGCTGTGCACTACAATCTTCCAATAACCAAACAAGAAGGACCCAATGGCTATTATACTCAAAACATCTTTGGCCATAGATCCACTCCCTGTGGGCATGCATGCTTATTGACCgagatttgattttttttattattatttaaaatcaCCGGCGCATGTGTGGCAAGAGTGGGTGGACACATAcccgtgtgtgtgaggctgtgtcGCTGCAGGTGGTAACGTTGGAAAAACCTCATGTCGCACATGGAGCAAGCATACGGCTTCACCCCTAAACGCACAGAGGACCAATATAAACATGCATCTCTCTTGGACTTTCCCTAATAAATATGTGACgtacagaaaaaataaataaaaaaaatctgcaaCTGCCTTGACACCAACTATACCTAAAAGGATGCTATGGCCTTTTTGATCACCTTGCACATGATTTCGTAAGAGATCAGACATTATCTATACTAAAAACTTGGTGCCTTTTTGGTTAGCTATTCATTTTGTGTAGGTCTTTGCAAACCATGTCCTTTGCAATGTTACGGGGAATTACTGGAAAGCCTACTCTCCAAATAAAGGAAGGAGTTCAGGTCTTTCACATTTTAACACATGGTGCAGCATCCAGGATATCACCaaagtaataaataaataaataaataaataaagaaagaaataatgTCATGATTATGTTAATGGTTTTGTTTTATTATAAGGTTTTGCTTAAAGAGTGGTTTCCAGATGACTTTTAGACGGGCAGTAGACTTGGACATGGTGTGCAAGGGCCAGTGGGAGACAATTTGTGTACGAGTGCTTATACCCGTGTGGGTGAGGCTGTGTCTCTGCAGATGATAACGTTGGAAAAACCTCATATCGCACATGGCACAAGCGTAGGGCTTCACCCCTAAACGCACAAAGCACCAGTGTAAGTAGATATAACATATTAAGCTTAATCGCTCATTCATTCAATCCCTGTATCATTCAATCATTGttataatatatttatttttatttttattttgtttgtcaaAGACAAAGACTCCCTATCCAATCAACTGTTTATTTAATTCAAATCAATTCATTCTTGATTTTGGTTGTTTTGTGCCACATTTAGTCCATATCGGGGTAGAAatcttttttttgctgttgttgttgaagaATATTGTTTATCTTTGGTTTTAAAAGCTAACAGGTCGAtacaagaaaacaaaaacatgactcCACACCTACCCCAGAACTGTCTGATAATCATATTGCTGTGCTTGCCCTAGGATGAATCGATTTGATAAACCTAAGCGGGCTAAGATTTAACACTCCATATCAATATGGAATTGACGGAGTTCCCAATTAAGCAAATCTAGCAGTAGAAATCATGCTTAGCTAGCTAGCGATATATTTTACTGCAAAGTTTAACCTAAAGAAATTTGGGATTTAGCTTACTCAAACTCGAATTTGATGCAGTCTTGGATGTTTCCTCAGTACATTTTATTTACCATGActtgtaaaaataaaaatgaaaagcaCAGAGAGTGATGTCCTACCCGTATGGGTGAGGCTGTGTCTCTGCAGTTGATAACGTTGGAAATACCTCATGTCACACATGGTACAAGCGTAGGGCTTCACCCCTAAACGCACAGAGTACCAGGGTAAGCAGTGTAACATCTTGCCAAGTCTACCTTGTTGATCCTCAGCCCTAGATATACGGTCATCCGCATAATATGCCTTTAACCAATGCCTTACACCTGATTGTGTTTAATTCCATGACTAACACCTGATTTTTCCCTTCCAGTGGCACCAGTTTCCTGCCAAAAATGATAAATATCTACAGTCTATAGGCCAGAAAACTAGATAACTATTCACACACTGCACTACCTTTATGAAAAAATGCAGCAGTGGCAACATCGTTTGGAATAAATTTCAAGAATATAAATAATTTCTATGTTGGATGGTGCCACGCAGGATCTCGCCCCAAGAACTAAGAGTTAGCATCAGGAACAGGGTGTTTGACTTCTGAGAATTGTTTGTAGGGATAGAACAAGATTTAATTTTCTTTAGACAGGACAGCACTTTCCTAAAACTTTGCTGTGCTACCATCATTGTTAGGTGATTGTTTGAAATGATAGACAAACACAGATGATTGTAGCACAACAATGCTTATAAGGAGCACAGCCAATAATAAATTAGAATTAACTGTTCACCAAATCATAATTGCTAGAGCTCAATTTTTTAAGTTAAGGCCCAAACACTAGATTTGGCCATGTTTTCTATTGTTTTAATAAACAATGATCATACCTAAATAGTGAGAGTTGTCAGTTAGAATGGTACAGAGTAGAAAAGAAAACTCCTACCCGTGTGAGAGAGGCTGTGTTTCTGCAGCTGGTAACGTTGGAAAAACCGCTTGTCACACATGGAACAAGCGTATGGCTTCACCCCTAAACGCACAGAGCACCAATGTAAGCAAACATCTTCCTGCTTGTCTTTGTCAAATTAAATCAGatcatttaaaattaaaatagCTTTCATGTTTGGCATGGTAAGTAGGGATTGCTGGTTGGTTGGCAATTTAGATATGCATAGGTTTAAATCTaaatgtaaaaacaaacaaaaaaaaggttATTACATTTGGAAAGTGGAAATATTTCAGGCTACAGGGAAAGTATACAAATAAATCTGCTGACATTAGCTCCTCAGGGTCACTTAGCCTGTTCTGACCTGACTGTGGATATTTATGTCATTTCAGTGGCATGTCCTCTCTGATGAATATCAAACTGGTGAAAACTAGAGACTGTACATTTGTCATTTCCCTTATTAAGCACCTATCGACTATTGTGTTGATAACTGTACATACTTCAATGGCAATCATTTCTCTCTGGTAAAGAAAGCTGCCAAATTGTATGAAAAATGAGGAAGTTGTCATAGAAAAATGCACAGCAATCAACACGTCAGTTTTTCCAGTGCTAATTGCATTAGCCCGACAACTATAGTAACAGTTAGCATCTCTAACAGGGTTGTTTGAGGATTTTTTTGTGGAATGtccaaaaaacaacaaacagtacataaaataaacaaacaaaaaacaaagagcAACTGGGTTAGCAGTAGGTTGTGGCAAGTTGTCTAACAAAGCCTAATAAAAGGTCAATTGATAAAGCTAAGCATTTTTGATGTTTTAAAATCCTATGACTAAATTCGTGCAAGGCCAGCGGTTTCATTCTATGATCACCTAAGAAACAGAGAAGACCTCATAGCACAGGGAGAGAACTCATACCCGTATGGGTGAGGCTGTGTCTCTGGAGGTGATGGCGTTGGAAAAACCTCATGTCACACATGGTACAAGCGTAGGGCTTCACCCCTAAACGCACAGAGCACTAGTGTAAGAAAACATCTTACCATCTTCCCTAAGTATTCTGTACCTTCAACTCTAAAGATTCTACATCATGTCTCGCCAACTTCTCTAACCCTTCCATCTCAAATAGTCTTGGTTATACAAGCGCTCTGCCACAAAATAGCTATTAATTTTCCTCTACCCGATTTCCCCCCTTTGTGCCACATTGTAGGATTCAGTACTTGTAAGGCAATGTGACTGAACCTATAAAAGGTGATCTGGTGATATGACCTTCCCAGCACCATTGTCTATAGCTGCAGAGATGAAGAAGGTAATCTATCAAATATGCGTTCAAGACTAATCACTAATAAGTGCTGTACTGTCCTGTCGAATTAGAAatctttaaataaaaaaaaatatattggcacatcatgtttatttttttttagatagaGAAAAATTATTGTCTCCTTTTTACTTTTGATTTTTTGGGATGTTGGGCTAAATGCAGTATTATTGCGTTATAAACCATTTTCACCAGAGTAAACACCATGAAACATCAATCCACATTTCCATTAACTTAAATGAGAGATTTTATATGAGTTTAGCCATGAATTACATCTAATGGAAGAGTTCTAAATATACCTATGTAACCTGTCTACTATCTGTCAACATGGTCATGCAAACTCGAGTTTGTTGCTTTCATCCTTGAAATTTGAAATATTTTCTTGCAAGAAGGTTTCAATGAGTGTGCTCATACCCGTGTGGGTGAGACTGTGTCTCTGCAGATGGTAACGTTGGAAAAACCTCATATCGCACATGGTACAAGCGTAGGGCTTCACCCCTAAACGCACAAAAACACCAATATATTAGCCTTTGTTCTCGATTTTACCCTGACAGTTAGTTACATTCTAAATATTGCTGTTGCTAACTTTGTGTTTGTTATACGTTtcatgatctgtgtgtgtgtgtgtgtttttttttttttggggggggtctGAAGACTAGATTCTGTCACTTAACTTCATATCTCTTAGCTAAAAATCTATGATTAAAAGAATGACTAGTTTTTAAATGTACGATATATGAAATCTGAACTAGgctgaaaacaaaacaagattACGTACAAAACAAAGAAACTTGGAAAGACTACCTAGAAAATGGCAGTGTTTTAACTTTATAATGCAATGGAAGACATGGTTTGGTGATATTTCCCTAGGCAAGCTTTGTGAATATTGCAGGCTAGTTCTGAAAAGCGGCTCTGCATGAATACATTCTTCTCAACTCAATACTAAGATATGTGAAAAGCAAGAATTTGATAATCTGAACTACCTGGCCAACATACAAACCAATTTCTTCACAGGCATGCTCAAATTACAATGGTCAATGACATTAAAAGTGAAGACAGGATTGTTTAGGGAGAAGGTGACAACAGTTTCAACAGCAGCGTCTGCTTAGCCAATCTTTCATTAGGGGGGTTAAAGTGAGAAGACACATACCAGTATGAGTGAGGCTGTGTCTCTGCAGATGGTAACGGTGAAAAAACCTCATGTCACACATGGTACAAGCGTACGGCTTCACCCCTAAACGCACAGAGTACCAATATGTCAGCTGTACACGTCTTCAACATCCCCTAAGATTAACAATTTTTGGAGCCCCAACACTTGTTAGTGCCacataaaataaacaattaCCCCCAATCATTGTACATGGAATTTCTTATAAAATGGCCTTTTGTCAAATTCCTTATATCCCTAGGTTAAAAACAGGCTTAAGTTCAAAGCAAGGACTGAAAGGCAAAATTGAATGGTGGACTAGCAAAAACTGGAAATGCAGAAAGCTATTCTAAACATGTACTCCTAGACCTCAAATATTTGTTTACTGGTATAACTGTGTGCCCTGTTCAATTAAAATAGTGTCTAAATCCTGTTTGAGTTGAAATCAAAACAAAAGTTTTCAAAGAGCCTCAAATTGATTTGGTCTAGTGGACAAACACGTAATTATGTGAaggaaaaaacaatgcaagtacACACGGCTATTAACCGACTTTAACAATGACATACCAATTTGTGCTATAAAACTTTCTTTTAGCCAGATGTGCATTCACTCTCTCTAATGTGTGCTCTCTACATGTTGGATACACTAATTACTACACTTTCTGATATCCTAACTTCAACAAAGTCCTCTTCCTCACACTGTGGTTACCTCATTGTTTGGCGATTTTACAGAAACCTACTTGATTCTGTGCATGCACAAAACTATTATGAAATCacttacaaaataaaaaattagCGCTACACTACAAAACTAATCGGTAAAAGACCAGTCTGTAACTAAGGTGAAAAAAGTTCAGCACCTTCTGCTAGCTTTTCGAGAGGGTTAAAATGAGTGTGCTCGTACCCGTATGGGTGAGGCTGTGTCTCTGGAGATGGTAACGTTGGAAAAACCTCATATCACACATGGTACAAGCGTAGGGCTTCACCCCTAAACGCAGAGCACCAAATTAATAAATGGTATTAGCTTtactgattttgtcattgttgtCAAAGCCACTCTGCCTTCTTGCAATATTTTGTTGTAAGCTATAAAATCCAAACTCGAGTTTGCTGCAGTCATACAATTATGCTATATGttgacagaaagttgaatgtaCTAGCTAACTAGAAAATACATGGACGAGGGAAATGTCAACCAAAACCAAGCATACTGTGAGATGACCTTGGTACAGAAAGTTGCAGAACTGCTTAATTCTGTGCATGCACATAACTTCTatgaaaaaatgtgaaaacGTAGCAATTAAACACTAAATTTAGTATTACAAGACAAAAGTGATCAGTGAAGATCAGACTATGCAACGGTGGCTGGACAAGTCCAGCAACCAATACAGGATGTTTTGAATGAGAAAGTTAAGATGAGTGTGCTCATACCCGTATGGGTGAGGCTGTGTCTCTGCAGTTGATAACGTTGGAAAAATCGCCTATCACACATGGTACAAGCGTAGGGCTTCACCCCTAAACGCACAAAGCACCAAAATAATAAAAGATATTTAACTTTACGGATTCATCATGTTGTCAATGCTAATGTGTTTTTCTCCAATACTTCAAGTTGCCGAATCCAAGATTAAACTTACAGCAGTTATGTAATTAGACTATATGTTGACTCAACAAGTTGATTGAACCAACTAGGCAGCCTCATGAATGAGGGACATGTCAACTAAAGTCTTCTTCTGGATACACTAAAACAGACATTGTttatacaaaaaaataatagaGCCTGCTGGATTCTGTGCATGCACAGAAATTCTATGGGAGAAGAAAACGTGGGGGAAAGAAATCAACATTAAAGAACGAAATTTAGTGATGAAATATTTAAGAGCTCTGTGAACATCAAACTTAAACAAGAAAAATCCAGCAACTTGTGCAGGATGTTTCGAATGAGAAGGTTAAGATGAGTGTGCTCGTACCCGTGTGGGTGAGGCTGTGTCTCTGCAGTTGGAAACGTCCGAAAAACCGCCTATCACATATGGTACAAGCGTAGGGCTTCACCCCTAAACGCACAAAGCACCAAATTAATGAATGATATTAGCTTTACTGATATATTTATCAGTGTTGTCAATGCCACAGTGTGCCTCATAATATTCTGCTTTAGGTTACCAAGTCCAAACTCTGGATTGATACAATCATACTACAGGTATTTAATACAATAAATGTACAGATAATATATTGAACCAATCTGTGAAGATCAGGTTGTATAACAGTGGTAAGAAATGTCCAGCAACTTATGCAGAATGTTTCGAGAGGGAGAGTTAAGATGAGTGTAATCGTACCCGTGTGGGTGAGGCTGTGTCTCTGCAGTTGGTAACGTCTGAAAAATCGCCTATCACACATGGTACAAGCGTAGGGCTTCACCCCTAAACGCACAAAGCACCAAATTAATGAATGATATTAGCTTTAATGATTTGTCAGTCTCCTCAATGCCACAGTGTGCCTTTTTATAATATTCTGTTTTGAGTCACCAATTCCAAACTCGAGTTTGATGCAGTCATACTACGGATTGACTCAACAAGCTACCAAAACAACTTCATCAATGAGTGAACTGTATATCAAAATCTTCTTTGGCGAAGATGACCTCCTACAAAGTATTTCTGAATTCCTGCTTGATTCTGTGCATGCACAAAAGTGCTATGGGAAAAATTCCGgagacaacaaaaaaaagtaatCAGTGCTTAACAATAACAAATGATCAAATATTAAACTGCACTGTGAAGATCAGATAGTGTTACAGTGGAAAGGAAAATCCAGCAACTTATGCAGGATGCTTCGAGTGAGAAAGTTAAGATGAGTGCAATCGTACCCGTGTGGGTGAGGCTGTGTCTCTGGAGATGGTAACGTTGGAAAAACCTCATATCACACATGGTACAAGCGTAGGGCTTCACCCCTAAACGCACAAAGCACCAAAATAATGAATTATATTAACTTTACTAATATGTCAGTGTTGTCAATGCCACAGTGTGCCTTGTTGTAACATTCTGTTTTGAGTTACCAAATCCAAACTCGAGTTTGCAGCAGTCATACTCTTACACTACATGTTGACCTAGCTAGCTACCTAAACACCTTTATTAATAAGGGAAATAATCAAAAGTGTCTCTGGTGTACAATGAGATGCCCTTGGCCCTTGCACAAAAGAAAGGCTACTTGATTCTGTGCAAGCACACAAATGTTATGAAAAGAACATTTTGTGGGGacaaatacaaccccaaaacagaaaaagttgggacattgtgtaaaatgcaaaaaaacaaaaacagaatgtcatGTCATATATATGTTGAAAATATTGAAAATTTGAATTATTTCATGGAAAGTAAATGTTAATTTTatatttgatgccagcaacacgtTTCAAAAAAGTTgagacgggagcatgtttaccactgtgctgcttcacctcttcatttaacacaattctgtaaatgtttatgaactgaggagaccatttgctaaagttttgataatgaaatgttgtcccattactccccgataTGGGATTACAGtcgctcaacagtatggggttttcttagtcatgcttttcattccattatgcacctaattttttgacaaatctggactgcaaacaggccatcttagcaactggactcttcctctatggagaaatactatttaaatatgtgcagaattcattttggcattgttttcctgaaatattcaaggtcgtctctgaaaaagacattgcctggatggcagtaaaTGTTGCTCgaaacctgtatacatctttcagaattgactgtgctttgccaaatgtgcaagatgccaatgctgtaggcactaatgctcctccacaccgtcatagatgttgggtttcgaactgagcactaaaacaagttggatacttggataggccctctcctctttagcccagatgagtccatgatttccaaaaaaaatggcaaactttgattggtctaaccacaggacctttttccatgttacctcagtccattttaaacaagctcaggcccagataagagagtggtattttctgtatcatctctcaatacaattttaccTATTacattttggctgcagtttttgaattgagtatcaaactgagCACATGGACAATGGTTattagaggttttcctgagccgtTACAATGACAGATCTGgagacaggtctggtgttgatgcaatgccatctgaggtccaaaagaccacggccatccaatttgtttttcagctatttcccctgtttgcaaagatttctctgaatgttttaatattctgtcctgtagatgatgaactccctaaatacgtcacaatttcatgttaagaagaattaaaatgacattgtttcatcatttgtacacacaggtttacacagagtgatg
Above is a genomic segment from Alosa sapidissima isolate fAloSap1 chromosome 4, fAloSap1.pri, whole genome shotgun sequence containing:
- the znf740a gene encoding gastrula zinc finger protein XlCGF58.1 isoform X49 — protein: MSHLPSSSVRDHMKWVCPQLSTNYAGLLGCEAVLSSMALMQASSMAGPKKMMAPLGPAPGHPGPGQRDIQDRGPQGPMVLPSGMNCPPLLLRKEGEFSAPRLLDEKEMRANEDMQLKKKNRKSGTPCKVREQEGRGGKVVVVDENGNCPLSKVQKNFICDHCYGAFRSGYHLKRHILIHTGEKPFACAICDMRFIQRYHLERHSLTHTGVKPYACTMCDMRFFQRYHLQRHSLTHTGVKPYACTMCDRRFFRRYQLQRHSLTHTGVKPYACTMCDRRFFGRYQLQRHSLTHTGVKPYACTMCDMRFFQRYHLQRHSLTHTGVKPYACTMCDRRFFRRYQLQRHSLTHTGVKPYACTICDRRFFGRFQLQRHSLTHTGVKPYACTMCDRRFFQRYQLQRHSLTHTGVKPYACTMCDMRFFQRYHLQRHSLTHTGVKPYACTMCDMRFFHRYHLQRHSLTHTGVKPYACTMCDMRFFQRYHLQRHSLTHTGVKPYACTMCDMRFFQRHHLQRHSLTHTGVKPYACSMCDKRFFQRYQLQKHSLSHTGVKPYACTMCDMRYFQRYQLQRHSLTHTGVKPYACAMCDMRFFQRYHLQRHSLTHTGVKPYACSMCDMRFFQRYHLQRHSLTHTGEKPFACDMCDMRFIQRYHLERHKRVHSGEKPYQCERCQQNFSRTDRLLRHRRLCQGRGVAKVETQPCCEPRPYPQEPPPPTSAWSPLHPPPGRLAV
- the znf740a gene encoding gastrula zinc finger protein XlCGF58.1 isoform X23, with protein sequence MSHLPSSSVRDHMKWVCPQLSTNYAGLLGCEAVLSSMALMQASSMAGPKKMMAPLGPAPGHPGPGQRDIQDRGPQGPMVLPSGMNCPPLLLRKEGEFSAPRLLDEKEMRANEDMQLKKKNRKSGTPCKVREQEGRGGKVVVVDENGNCPLSKVQKNFICDHCYGAFRSGYHLKRHILIHTGEKPFACAICDMRFIQRYHLERHSLTHTGVKPYACSMCDMRFFQRYHLERHNLKHTGVKPYACTMCDMRFFQRYHLQRHSLIHTGVKPYACSMCDRRFFQRYHLQRHSLTHTGVKPYACTMCDRRFFGRYQLQRHSLTHTGVKPYACTMCDMRFFQRYHLQRHSLTHTGVKPYACTMCDRRFFRRYQLQRHSLTHTGVKPYACTICDRRFFGRFQLQRHSLTHTGVKPYACTMCDRRFFQRYQLQRHSLTHTGVKPYACTMCDMRFFQRYHLQRHSLTHTGVKPYACTMCDMRFFHRYHLQRHSLTHTGVKPYACTMCDMRFFQRYHLQRHSLTHTGVKPYACTMCDMRFFQRHHLQRHSLTHTGVKPYACSMCDKRFFQRYQLQKHSLSHTGVKPYACTMCDMRYFQRYQLQRHSLTHTGVKPYACAMCDMRFFQRYHLQRHSLTHTGVKPYACSMCDMRFFQRYHLQRHSLTHTGVKPYACSMCDMRFFQRYQLERHSLTHSGEKPFACDMCDMRFIQRYHLERHKRVHSGEKPYQCERCQQNFSRTDRLLRHRRLCQGRGVAKVETQPCCEPRPYPQEPPPPTSAWSPLHPPPGRLAV
- the znf740a gene encoding gastrula zinc finger protein XlCGF58.1 isoform X46, with protein sequence MSHLPSSSVRDHMKWVCPQLSTNYAGLLGCEAVLSSMALMQASSMAGPKKMMAPLGPAPGHPGPGQRDIQDRGPQGPMVLPSGMNCPPLLLRKEGEFSAPRLLDEKEMRANEDMQLKKKNRKSGTPCKVREQEGRGGKVVVVDENGNCPLSKVQKNFICDHCYGAFRSGYHLKRHILIHTGEKPFACAICDMRFIQRYHLERHSLTHTGVKPYACTMCDMRFFQRYHLQRHSLTHTGVKPYACTMCDMRFFQRYHLQRHSLTHTGVKPYACTMCDRRFFRRYQLQRHSLTHTGVKPYACTICDRRFFGRFQLQRHSLTHTGVKPYACTMCDRRFFQRYQLQRHSLTHTGVKPYACTMCDMRFFQRYHLQRHSLTHTGVKPYACTMCDMRFFHRYHLQRHSLTHTGVKPYACTMCDMRFFQRYHLQRHSLTHTGVKPYACTMCDMRFFQRHHLQRHSLTHTGVKPYACSMCDKRFFQRYQLQKHSLSHTGVKPYACTMCDMRYFQRYQLQRHSLTHTGVKPYACAMCDMRFFQRYHLQRHSLTHTGVKPYACSMCDMRFFQRYHLQRHSLTHTGVKPYACSMCDMRFFQRYQLERHSLTHSGEKPFACDMCDMRFIQRYHLERHKRVHSGEKPYQCERCQQNFSRTDRLLRHRRLCQGRGVAKVETQPCCEPRPYPQEPPPPTSAWSPLHPPPGRLAV
- the znf740a gene encoding gastrula zinc finger protein XlCGF58.1 isoform X30; this encodes MSHLPSSSVRDHMKWVCPQLSTNYAGLLGCEAVLSSMALMQASSMAGPKKMMAPLGPAPGHPGPGQRDIQDRGPQGPMVLPSGMNCPPLLLRKEGEFSAPRLLDEKEMRANEDMQLKKKNRKSGTPCKVREQEGRGGKVVVVDENGNCPLSKVQKNFICDHCYGAFRSGYHLKRHILIHTGEKPFACAICDMRFIQRYHLERHSLTHTGVKPYACTMCDMRFFQRYHLQRHSLTHTGVKPYACTMCDRRFFRRYQLQRHSLTHTGVKPYACTMCDRRFFGRYQLQRHSLTHTGVKPYACTMCDMRFFQRYHLQRHSLTHTGVKPYACTMCDRRFFRRYQLQRHSLTHTGVKPYACTICDRRFFGRFQLQRHSLTHTGVKPYACTMCDRRFFQRYQLQRHSLTHTGVKPYACTMCDMRFFQRYHLQRHSLTHTGVKPYACTMCDMRFFHRYHLQRHSLTHTGVKPYACTMCDMRFFQRYHLQRHSLTHTGVKPYACTMCDMRFFQRHHLQRHSLTHTGVKPYACSMCDKRFFQRYQLQKHSLSHTGVKPYACTMCDMRYFQRYQLQRHSLTHTGVKPYACAMCDMRFFQRYHLQRHSLTHTGVKPYACSMCDMRFFQRYHLQRHSLTHTGVKPYACSMCDMRFFQRYQLERHSLTHSGEKPFACDMCDMRFIQRYHLERHKRVHSGEKPYQCERCQQNFSRTDRLLRHRRLCQGRGVAKVETQPCCEPRPYPQEPPPPTSAWSPLHPPPGRLAV
- the znf740a gene encoding gastrula zinc finger protein XlCGF58.1 isoform X28, yielding MSHLPSSSVRDHMKWVCPQLSTNYAGLLGCEAVLSSMALMQASSMAGPKKMMAPLGPAPGHPGPGQRDIQDRGPQGPMVLPSGMNCPPLLLRKEGEFSAPRLLDEKEMRANEDMQLKKKNRKSGTPCKVREQEGRGGKVVVVDENGNCPLSKVQKNFICDHCYGAFRSGYHLKRHILIHTGVKPYACTMCDMRFFQRYHLQRHSLIHTGVKPYACSMCDRRFFQRYHLQRHSLTHTGVKPYACTMCDMRFFQRYHLQRHSLTHTGVKPYACTMCDRRFFRRYQLQRHSLTHTGVKPYACTMCDRRFFGRYQLQRHSLTHTGVKPYACTMCDMRFFQRYHLQRHSLTHTGVKPYACTMCDRRFFRRYQLQRHSLTHTGVKPYACTICDRRFFGRFQLQRHSLTHTGVKPYACTMCDRRFFQRYQLQRHSLTHTGVKPYACTMCDMRFFQRYHLQRHSLTHTGVKPYACTMCDMRFFHRYHLQRHSLTHTGVKPYACTMCDMRFFQRYHLQRHSLTHTGVKPYACTMCDMRFFQRHHLQRHSLTHTGVKPYACSMCDKRFFQRYQLQKHSLSHTGVKPYACTMCDMRYFQRYQLQRHSLTHTGVKPYACAMCDMRFFQRYHLQRHSLTHTGVKPYACSMCDMRFFQRYHLQRHSLTHTGVKPYACSMCDMRFFQRYQLERHSLTHSGEKPFACDMCDMRFIQRYHLERHKRVHSGEKPYQCERCQQNFSRTDRLLRHRRLCQGRGVAKVETQPCCEPRPYPQEPPPPTSAWSPLHPPPGRLAV